One genomic window of Polyangium aurulentum includes the following:
- a CDS encoding response regulator transcription factor: protein MPHILVVEDEPAIAESLAYALRRDGFGVTQASTLAGAERALAEASLVILDLMLPDGSGFDLIGKVRRSGLGTPIIVLTSRDDEADRVAALETGADDYVQKPFSTREIVARVRAVLRRAQPPAPLLHTSTTPTPASAREDPPVLSVDEATRRAHVHGREVELTRVEFDLLACMLAAPGRVFTRAQLIDRVWGDGFAITDRTIDSHVKGLRRKVEAAGGNATLIETVRGVGYRVNDRP from the coding sequence ATGCCGCACATCCTGGTCGTCGAGGACGAGCCCGCGATCGCCGAGTCCCTGGCCTACGCGCTGCGCCGCGACGGCTTCGGGGTCACCCAAGCCAGCACGCTCGCCGGCGCAGAGCGCGCGCTCGCCGAAGCGTCGCTCGTGATCCTCGATCTGATGCTGCCCGACGGCAGCGGCTTCGACCTCATCGGCAAGGTTCGCAGGAGCGGGCTCGGCACGCCCATCATCGTGCTCACGAGCCGCGACGACGAGGCCGACCGCGTCGCCGCCCTCGAGACCGGCGCCGACGACTACGTCCAGAAGCCCTTCTCCACCCGCGAGATCGTTGCACGTGTGCGCGCCGTGCTCCGCCGCGCGCAGCCCCCCGCGCCGCTCCTTCACACGAGCACGACGCCGACCCCGGCGAGCGCGCGCGAGGACCCGCCCGTGCTGTCCGTCGACGAGGCCACGCGCAGAGCGCACGTGCACGGGCGCGAGGTCGAGCTCACGCGGGTCGAGTTCGATCTGCTCGCCTGCATGCTCGCCGCGCCCGGTCGCGTGTTCACCCGCGCCCAGCTCATCGACCGCGTCTGGGGCGACGGGTTCGCGATCACCGACCGCACCATCGACTCGCACGTCAAGGGCCTGCGCCGCAAGGTCGAGGCCGCCGGCGGCAACGCCACGCTGATCGAGACCGTGCGCGGCGTCGGATACCGCGTCAACGACAGGCCGTGA
- a CDS encoding histidine kinase dimerization/phospho-acceptor domain-containing protein, producing MTRLVIAAASAIGLILLVAYVASRLARARARGMSIRLQVFLALAGTVGAFAFGVGLLVLDRIEARATLLAEDAARDEAVAIAAVVAGEIDARAPSLAEVGKRIARSVDAGPLHVTLLDPAGKPVFASGPTPGEPGTVFVTAPIVVGGAEVGRVRVVKPTLVIRRVLADFAPTILTISAVLGAAAAAAAVVIGRAIAKPIEALTDFAVRVSEGERRAPPPPAHGREVQRLSRAIDSMRRQLEGRPFVETFAADLSHELKNPVAAIRASAEVLADGALEEPEEAARFVGRIQEATARIEALLGDLLSLARIEARGVEDAGVVDLERLAREAALRARERGDSVEVSASGAALVRGNALWLLRAIENLLDNACTHGEPDEPVHIALSREQGDIVLTIRNRGLVHPHVAGRLFRRFVTTRDQHGGTGLGLAIVRAIAEAHSGSAECTATGPPEVSFRIKLPAAKIL from the coding sequence GTGACACGCCTCGTCATCGCCGCCGCCAGCGCGATCGGGCTCATCCTGCTCGTCGCCTACGTGGCCTCGCGCCTGGCGCGCGCGCGCGCGCGCGGGATGAGCATCCGCCTGCAAGTCTTCCTCGCGCTCGCGGGCACCGTGGGCGCGTTCGCGTTCGGCGTGGGCCTGCTCGTGCTCGATCGCATCGAGGCCCGCGCCACCTTGCTCGCCGAGGACGCCGCGCGCGACGAGGCCGTCGCGATCGCCGCTGTCGTGGCCGGAGAGATCGACGCGCGCGCGCCGTCGCTCGCGGAGGTTGGCAAGAGGATCGCGCGCTCGGTCGACGCGGGCCCCTTGCACGTGACGCTGCTCGATCCCGCAGGAAAACCCGTGTTCGCGAGCGGCCCCACGCCCGGCGAGCCCGGGACGGTGTTCGTGACGGCGCCCATCGTGGTGGGCGGCGCAGAGGTCGGCCGGGTGCGGGTCGTCAAGCCGACGCTCGTGATCCGGCGCGTGCTCGCGGACTTCGCGCCCACCATCCTCACCATCAGCGCCGTGCTCGGCGCCGCCGCCGCCGCCGCCGCCGTGGTCATCGGCCGCGCCATCGCCAAGCCCATCGAGGCGCTCACCGACTTCGCCGTGCGCGTGAGCGAAGGCGAGCGCCGCGCCCCGCCACCCCCCGCCCACGGCCGCGAGGTGCAGCGCCTGTCGCGCGCGATCGACTCGATGCGCCGCCAGCTCGAGGGCCGCCCGTTCGTCGAGACGTTCGCCGCGGATCTGTCGCACGAGCTGAAAAACCCGGTCGCCGCGATCCGCGCGAGCGCCGAGGTGCTCGCCGACGGCGCGCTCGAGGAGCCCGAGGAGGCCGCGCGCTTCGTCGGCCGCATCCAGGAGGCGACGGCGCGCATCGAGGCCCTGCTCGGCGATCTGCTCAGCCTCGCGCGCATCGAGGCGCGCGGCGTGGAGGACGCGGGGGTCGTCGATCTCGAGCGCCTCGCCCGCGAGGCCGCCCTGCGCGCCCGCGAGCGTGGAGACTCCGTGGAGGTGTCGGCGAGCGGAGCCGCGCTCGTGCGTGGAAACGCGCTGTGGCTGTTGCGCGCGATCGAGAACCTGCTCGACAACGCGTGCACGCACGGCGAGCCAGACGAGCCCGTGCACATCGCCCTCTCACGCGAGCAAGGCGATATCGTGCTCACCATCCGCAACCGCGGCCTGGTCCACCCGCACGTGGCCGGCCGTCTGTTCCGGCGGTTCGTGACCACGCGCGATCAGCACGGCGGGACGGGCCTCGGGCTCGCGATCGTGCGGGCAATCGCCGAGGCGCACAGCGGATCGGCCGAGTGCACAGCGACCGGCCCGCCCGAAGTCTCGTTCCGGATCAAGCTCCCCGCGGCAAAGATTTTGTGA
- the uppS gene encoding polyprenyl diphosphate synthase, which yields MNDRPLPQHIALILDGNGRWAQTRGLPRPKGHEAGARKVRLAVRACHERKIPVLTLYAFSAANWSRPEEEVDNLMRICREFAEEEHDELVARGVRVVVVGDMDEDVPAVTRRATERLVEDTANGTSMTLALALNYGGRRDMVSAMRAVAAQARAGLLLPEEIDERSLRRFLSTSSLPDADLVIRTGGEQRLSDFLPFEAAFAELYFTETLWPDFSEATIDEALAFYARRQRRFGRTGEQIGRATAQV from the coding sequence ATGAACGACCGCCCGCTCCCGCAGCACATCGCGCTCATCCTCGACGGCAACGGCCGCTGGGCCCAAACGCGAGGCCTGCCGCGACCGAAGGGGCACGAGGCCGGTGCGCGCAAGGTGCGCCTCGCGGTGCGCGCCTGCCACGAGCGGAAGATCCCCGTGCTCACGCTCTACGCGTTCAGCGCCGCGAACTGGTCCCGCCCCGAAGAGGAGGTGGACAACCTGATGCGCATCTGCCGCGAGTTCGCCGAGGAAGAGCACGACGAGCTGGTGGCGCGAGGAGTCCGCGTGGTCGTGGTGGGCGACATGGACGAAGACGTCCCTGCGGTCACGCGGCGCGCGACGGAGCGGCTCGTGGAGGACACGGCGAACGGGACGTCGATGACGCTGGCCCTGGCGCTGAACTACGGCGGCCGTCGCGACATGGTGAGCGCGATGCGCGCGGTGGCGGCGCAGGCGCGCGCGGGGCTGCTTCTGCCGGAGGAGATCGACGAGCGCTCGCTGCGGCGCTTCCTGAGCACCAGCTCGCTGCCCGACGCAGACCTGGTGATCCGGACGGGCGGCGAGCAGCGCCTGAGCGACTTCCTGCCCTTCGAGGCCGCATTCGCCGAGCTGTACTTCACCGAGACGCTGTGGCCCGACTTCTCCGAGGCGACGATCGACGAGGCGCTCGCCTTCTACGCGCGCCGGCAGCGTCGCTTCGGACGGACGGGAGAGCAGATCGGTCGCGCCACGGCGCAGGTGTAG
- a CDS encoding carboxymuconolactone decarboxylase family protein, with amino-acid sequence MTQRLDYRSIAPDGAKAFMGVSAYLARCGLPKILIDLVFVRTSQINGCAHCIDLHSHDLLKEGLSVDKLLLVPVWREAGSLFDERERAALLLAESVTNVATTGIPDADFEVARRVFSDKELADLFTAIAIMNAYNRIGVGFRAAPGALTR; translated from the coding sequence ATGACTCAGCGACTCGATTATCGCTCGATCGCCCCGGATGGGGCGAAGGCTTTCATGGGCGTCTCGGCCTACCTCGCGAGGTGCGGGCTGCCGAAGATCCTCATCGACCTCGTCTTCGTCCGGACGTCCCAGATCAACGGCTGCGCGCACTGCATCGACCTGCACTCGCACGACCTGCTCAAGGAGGGCCTCTCCGTCGACAAACTGCTGCTCGTCCCGGTGTGGCGCGAGGCAGGCTCGCTCTTCGACGAGCGTGAGCGGGCTGCACTGCTCCTCGCTGAGAGCGTCACGAACGTCGCGACGACGGGCATCCCGGATGCCGACTTCGAGGTCGCGAGGCGCGTGTTCTCCGACAAGGAACTCGCCGACCTCTTCACCGCGATTGCGATCATGAATGCCTACAACCGCATCGGTGTTGGCTTCCGCGCGGCACCGGGCGCGCTCACACGGTGA
- a CDS encoding PLP-dependent aminotransferase family protein, which yields MRDLDGPFTAPLDHGLPLAEQLRQRIRAAIESGQLQPGARLPSWRDLAVQLGIARGTVREAYERLVADQLIVASGAAGTHVADTAPPRPRARQIVVPPLAEFDFGYSTAPLPFQVGVPAQDAFPAKLWARISTAVARSDAFAPTTYADPCGEPALRAQIAAYLAVARGLHCVPEQVLVTNGFRGGLALALTTLGVAGRTAWTEDPGFPRTRLGLVAAGLTPVAIDVDDEGIDVEQGIARAPDAAVAVVTPGQQAPLGVALSSLRRQGLLRWARRSGAWVIEDDYLSELQLDGRAAPALASSDRHGRVLHVGTFSKTLSPALGIGFLVAPPALVTRAAHVARCLLPAPARATQLAVAELMEGGHYLRHLRRMKRLYRTRRDAILTRLDGGRAAGLAVLWDLPPGADDRAIATAARERGIAPVPLSLFYTRGARPGLLLGVSTVPEERLEDACAALLRSSMRPRC from the coding sequence ATGCGCGATCTCGATGGACCATTCACCGCACCGCTCGACCACGGGCTGCCGCTCGCCGAGCAGCTTCGCCAGCGGATCCGTGCCGCGATCGAGAGCGGTCAGCTCCAGCCAGGCGCACGTCTTCCCTCGTGGCGCGATCTCGCCGTGCAGCTCGGCATCGCCCGCGGGACGGTTCGCGAGGCGTACGAGCGGCTCGTCGCTGACCAGCTCATCGTCGCGTCCGGGGCGGCCGGGACGCACGTCGCCGACACCGCGCCGCCGCGCCCGCGTGCGAGGCAGATCGTGGTGCCGCCGCTCGCCGAGTTCGACTTCGGCTACTCGACGGCACCGCTTCCCTTCCAGGTGGGCGTCCCGGCGCAGGATGCCTTCCCGGCGAAGCTGTGGGCGCGCATCTCGACCGCGGTCGCGCGCTCCGATGCGTTCGCCCCGACGACGTACGCCGATCCGTGTGGCGAGCCCGCGCTTCGCGCCCAGATCGCCGCGTATCTCGCCGTCGCGCGTGGCCTTCACTGCGTGCCGGAGCAGGTGCTCGTCACGAACGGCTTCCGCGGCGGCCTCGCCCTCGCTCTCACCACGCTCGGCGTCGCCGGGCGCACCGCCTGGACCGAAGACCCAGGCTTTCCGCGTACGCGCCTTGGCCTTGTCGCAGCCGGGCTCACGCCCGTCGCCATCGACGTCGACGACGAGGGGATCGACGTGGAGCAAGGCATCGCACGAGCCCCCGACGCCGCGGTCGCCGTTGTCACGCCAGGCCAGCAGGCGCCGCTCGGCGTCGCGCTCTCGAGCCTGCGTCGGCAAGGGCTTCTACGGTGGGCCCGACGCAGCGGGGCGTGGGTGATCGAGGACGATTACCTCAGCGAACTCCAGCTCGATGGCCGCGCCGCCCCCGCGCTCGCCTCGAGCGATCGCCATGGCCGTGTGCTCCACGTGGGCACCTTCAGCAAGACGCTCAGCCCCGCGCTCGGCATTGGGTTCCTCGTCGCGCCGCCCGCGCTCGTGACCCGCGCCGCGCACGTCGCGCGCTGTCTCCTGCCGGCGCCGGCACGTGCGACGCAGCTCGCGGTCGCGGAGCTCATGGAGGGCGGCCACTACCTGCGCCATCTGCGGCGGATGAAGCGCCTCTATCGCACGCGCCGCGACGCGATCCTCACGCGCCTCGACGGCGGCCGCGCCGCGGGCCTCGCCGTGCTCTGGGACCTGCCACCAGGCGCGGACGATCGCGCCATCGCCACGGCGGCTCGCGAGCGTGGCATCGCGCCCGTGCCGCTCTCGCTCTTCTACACGAGGGGTGCGCGGCCCGGCCTCCTCCTTGGCGTCTCCACCGTCCCCGAAGAGCGTCTGGAGGATGCCTGCGCGGCACTCCTCCGTTCGTCAATGCGTCCTCGGTGCTGA
- a CDS encoding SEL1-like repeat protein, translating to MLNDPAASTAACDRSVGTECYVIAGEAMSLNSSYADHLRFARRACEAYVQTCVHAIETLTVYHPERYGSPEVRAMRERIATEQAKRCAEGHPVCGQAALAHLELGHDLGEVRRYAEAGLEDKDQLANYVLGRLADEGLGGPADPAKAAELYQNCGDVEHADEHPCLGRLAAFYEAGRGVPKDLKRAYEYAMRAKRPGRATPSVLRFIRLLREQAPAPSREEVRKRAEMECSGMIDERCRLLWKLVEEGKPIPESLPER from the coding sequence TTGCTGAACGATCCGGCCGCCTCTACGGCCGCCTGCGACCGGAGCGTAGGGACCGAGTGCTATGTCATCGCCGGCGAGGCGATGAGCCTGAATTCATCCTATGCCGACCATCTCCGTTTCGCGCGCCGGGCTTGCGAAGCGTACGTACAGACGTGCGTACACGCCATCGAGACGCTCACCGTATACCATCCGGAGCGCTACGGCTCGCCCGAGGTGCGGGCGATGCGCGAGCGAATCGCCACCGAGCAAGCGAAGCGCTGCGCCGAAGGGCACCCGGTCTGCGGCCAGGCAGCGCTTGCACACCTGGAGCTCGGGCACGATCTGGGCGAGGTGAGGCGCTATGCCGAAGCCGGGCTCGAGGACAAGGATCAGCTTGCGAATTACGTGCTCGGGCGGCTGGCGGACGAGGGTTTGGGCGGGCCGGCCGATCCGGCGAAGGCCGCGGAGCTTTACCAGAATTGCGGGGACGTCGAGCACGCAGATGAGCACCCCTGTCTCGGCCGGCTGGCGGCGTTCTATGAGGCCGGGCGCGGGGTCCCGAAAGACCTTAAGCGCGCGTACGAATACGCCATGCGCGCCAAGCGCCCAGGCCGCGCGACGCCGAGCGTCCTGCGCTTCATCCGCCTGCTGCGAGAGCAAGCCCCGGCCCCATCGCGGGAGGAGGTGCGCAAACGAGCCGAGATGGAGTGCAGCGGTATGATTGACGAGCGCTGCAGGCTCCTGTGGAAGCTCGTCGAAGAAGGCAAGCCGATCCCGGAATCGCTGCCCGAGCGGTAG
- the tssI gene encoding type VI secretion system tip protein TssI/VgrG, whose translation MTTPARSPITINAAALGPEPRHVVQLVGEEEVSRPFRFVAQVVVDEPRALVDQLVGMPAVLVLRAADGGERRVHGVVERASAGSYLAGHVEGQDAVLELVLVPRLALLEQRTLSRVFQDMTAPAVVSAILEEHGIAHRWDVARKYPQREYCVQYHESDLAFIARLAAESGVHYHFVDGGEDTAVVFCDATPLRVPVPGAPVLYARAFDDEAALASNDRPLREDQVAAFRITRRVAPTSVLMRDYDFERPLLELRGHSAPLSAPLPHERDPRPPSPTPGLSLYEHHGEYEESDVDGVNATVALEQLRRDVEVGQGDSGSRLLAPGFVLDIKDHPIAALNEPYVITRVEHTYQRTRYHAHFHAVPRRQPYRPARPGRRVVQSLETATVTGPSGQEIHTDDHGRVRVRFHWDLRGARAERASCFVRVLQPWAGSGWGTQFIPRVGMEVLVSFLGGDPDRPVVLGSLVNATHPHPFPLPSATRSGIRTFSTPNAQGFNELSFEDAAGAEEVFLRAERDLREHVQNDRMTDVGRDRHTRVGGADHAAIDGLKVTRVGGDEVHSVEGSLAVKVSRGASVAVAGSASASAEGDQSLVASGSVSVDAGGGVRIASEGFVSLRVDNPADQGELTSDVAGSSRTLATREVLLRGDERVRIMSGDTEIVLAPDGLTLRAKQIRIEATERLVLEGKGPALALGDEAELVAKKVRIYGEASALELDRDARIWGDKLKLQPPAQPPPERDEETQRPKTKPLSLRFLDDAHAPYDGRTYQLVAGGQRFRGELDENGVLKVDVPEDAETAAVTLWIDTFPEGRRRRYSFQIGTVPPATTPRGAKQRLKSVGYYAGDVDDAADESLRRALRWFQNDYDLDTKTGELTGETVAELEKLYGQ comes from the coding sequence ATGACGACCCCCGCTCGATCTCCCATCACGATCAACGCCGCTGCGCTGGGGCCGGAGCCGCGGCACGTCGTGCAGCTCGTCGGTGAGGAGGAGGTATCCCGCCCGTTTCGCTTCGTCGCGCAAGTCGTCGTCGACGAGCCGCGCGCGCTCGTCGATCAGCTCGTGGGCATGCCGGCCGTGCTCGTGCTGCGTGCCGCGGACGGCGGGGAGCGGCGCGTGCACGGCGTCGTGGAGCGCGCGTCCGCAGGCAGCTATCTCGCGGGCCACGTCGAGGGACAGGATGCGGTGCTCGAGCTGGTGCTCGTGCCGAGGCTCGCGCTGCTCGAGCAACGCACACTGAGCCGCGTCTTTCAAGACATGACGGCGCCCGCCGTGGTGTCGGCGATCCTGGAAGAGCACGGAATCGCGCACCGATGGGACGTCGCGCGCAAGTATCCCCAGCGCGAATACTGCGTCCAGTACCATGAATCCGATCTGGCCTTCATCGCGCGGCTCGCCGCCGAATCCGGCGTCCATTACCATTTCGTCGACGGGGGTGAGGATACGGCCGTCGTGTTCTGCGACGCGACGCCGCTCCGCGTGCCCGTGCCAGGCGCCCCCGTGCTCTACGCGCGCGCGTTCGACGACGAAGCGGCGCTTGCCTCGAACGATCGTCCCCTGCGCGAGGATCAGGTGGCTGCGTTTCGCATCACGCGCCGGGTTGCGCCTACCTCGGTGCTGATGCGTGATTACGATTTCGAGCGTCCCCTGCTCGAGCTGCGCGGCCACAGCGCGCCGCTTTCGGCGCCGCTCCCTCACGAGCGGGATCCGCGTCCGCCCTCGCCCACGCCTGGTTTGTCGCTCTACGAGCATCACGGGGAGTACGAGGAGAGCGACGTCGATGGGGTCAACGCGACCGTGGCGCTCGAGCAGCTCCGGCGCGATGTGGAGGTGGGGCAGGGGGATAGCGGCTCGAGGCTCCTCGCGCCGGGTTTCGTGCTCGATATCAAAGACCACCCCATCGCGGCCCTCAACGAGCCGTACGTGATCACGCGCGTCGAGCACACCTACCAGCGCACCCGCTACCACGCCCACTTTCACGCCGTACCGCGGCGCCAACCGTACCGCCCGGCGCGCCCGGGCCGCCGTGTCGTGCAATCGCTCGAGACCGCGACGGTCACGGGTCCCTCGGGGCAGGAGATCCATACCGACGATCACGGCCGCGTGCGCGTGCGCTTTCACTGGGATCTGCGTGGCGCTCGCGCGGAGCGCGCGAGCTGCTTCGTTCGCGTGCTGCAACCATGGGCCGGTTCCGGCTGGGGAACGCAGTTCATCCCGCGCGTCGGGATGGAGGTGCTCGTGTCCTTTCTCGGCGGCGATCCGGATCGGCCCGTCGTGCTCGGATCGCTGGTGAACGCGACGCACCCGCACCCATTCCCGCTGCCTTCGGCCACGCGCTCGGGCATTCGCACGTTCAGCACGCCGAATGCGCAGGGCTTCAACGAGCTGTCCTTCGAGGACGCCGCGGGCGCCGAGGAGGTCTTTCTGCGGGCCGAGCGAGACCTGCGCGAACATGTGCAGAACGACCGCATGACCGATGTCGGCCGCGATCGGCACACGCGCGTGGGCGGCGCCGATCACGCCGCCATCGACGGCCTCAAGGTGACGCGTGTCGGCGGCGATGAGGTGCATTCGGTCGAAGGAAGCCTCGCCGTGAAGGTGAGCCGAGGCGCGAGCGTGGCGGTGGCGGGCAGCGCGAGCGCGTCGGCGGAGGGCGATCAATCGCTCGTGGCTTCCGGATCTGTATCGGTCGACGCGGGCGGCGGGGTGCGCATTGCGAGCGAGGGGTTCGTCTCGCTGCGCGTGGACAACCCGGCGGACCAGGGCGAGCTCACGAGCGACGTGGCCGGCTCGTCCCGCACGCTGGCCACGCGCGAGGTGCTGCTCCGCGGGGATGAGCGCGTGCGGATCATGTCGGGTGATACCGAGATCGTGCTCGCGCCAGACGGATTGACCTTGCGGGCGAAGCAGATCCGCATCGAGGCGACCGAGCGGTTGGTGCTGGAGGGGAAAGGTCCCGCGCTCGCGCTCGGCGACGAGGCCGAGCTCGTGGCGAAGAAGGTGCGGATCTACGGCGAGGCGAGCGCCCTGGAGCTCGATCGCGACGCGCGTATCTGGGGCGACAAGCTCAAGCTCCAGCCGCCGGCGCAGCCGCCTCCCGAGCGTGACGAGGAGACACAGAGGCCGAAGACCAAGCCGCTCTCGTTGCGCTTTCTCGACGATGCGCACGCGCCCTACGACGGTCGGACGTACCAGCTCGTCGCGGGCGGTCAGCGCTTTCGCGGGGAGCTGGACGAGAATGGCGTGCTGAAAGTCGACGTTCCCGAGGACGCCGAGACAGCGGCGGTGACGCTGTGGATCGACACCTTCCCGGAGGGGCGACGCCGCCGTTATTCGTTCCAGATCGGCACGGTCCCGCCGGCGACGACGCCAAGGGGCGCAAAGCAGCGTCTCAAGAGCGTTGGGTATTATGCGGGCGATGTGGACGACGCCGCGGACGAGTCGCTCCGCCGCGCCTTGCGCTGGTTCCAGAACGATTACGACCTCGACACCAAGACCGGCGAGCTCACGGGCGAGACGGTCGCCGAGCTCGAGAAGCTCTACGGCCAATGA